A window of Reinekea marina contains these coding sequences:
- a CDS encoding Lrp/AsnC ligand binding domain-containing protein has protein sequence MSATKKKELDKLDISILRVLQRDARVSYVDLAEAVGLSSTPCIERVKRLEKEGYIEGYYTKLNAKKLGFGMLVFVEISLSYQSPDAFQSFNKAVKQLPYIMECHLVSGDADYLLKARIEDMSEYRALLGDMLLTLPGVKHSKSYIVMEEVTESSALPVETPR, from the coding sequence ATGTCGGCAACAAAGAAAAAAGAGCTCGATAAGCTCGATATCAGCATTCTTCGAGTGTTACAGCGAGATGCAAGGGTAAGTTATGTTGATTTAGCCGAGGCCGTAGGCTTGAGTTCTACACCCTGTATTGAACGGGTTAAAAGGCTCGAAAAAGAGGGCTATATAGAAGGCTATTACACCAAGTTGAATGCAAAAAAACTGGGCTTTGGCATGTTGGTGTTTGTTGAAATATCTTTGTCGTATCAATCACCCGATGCGTTTCAAAGCTTTAATAAAGCGGTTAAGCAGTTACCTTATATTATGGAATGTCACCTCGTTTCAGGTGATGCCGATTACTTGTTAAAAGCACGTATTGAAGATATGTCGGAATATAGAGCATTACTTGGCGATATGTTATTAACCTTGCCAGGCGTTAAGCACTCTAAAAGTTATATTGTGATGGAGGAAGTTACTGAATCTTCAGCCTTGCCAGTGGAAACCCCGCGGTAA
- a CDS encoding energy-coupling factor ABC transporter ATP-binding protein produces MNQTKISLKNVTLTRGGQTILKNMSLAITEQRVGIIGYNGSGKSTLLRLLCGLLAPDSGTIRVHNQTVHEHQKDLFKTAGLIFQNPDHQLIFPTVIEELCFGLRNIGYAKAEAISKAEQLLVQYERSHWRDFPVASLSEGQKQLLCILSILLMEPSVLLFDEPYSALDYPTRLQLAQVIQALPQQAIMVSHEPNSFADFDRIIWIDHGQVRMDGSPETILPAYERAAQDRNTL; encoded by the coding sequence ATGAATCAAACAAAAATCAGCTTAAAAAATGTCACCCTTACACGAGGCGGGCAAACGATTCTCAAAAATATGTCGCTTGCCATTACAGAACAAAGAGTGGGCATTATCGGCTATAACGGTTCTGGTAAGAGCACATTATTGCGTTTGCTGTGCGGTCTACTCGCGCCAGATTCCGGAACTATACGAGTTCACAATCAAACCGTTCATGAACACCAAAAAGATTTATTCAAAACAGCGGGGCTGATTTTTCAAAACCCGGATCATCAACTGATATTTCCAACGGTCATAGAAGAGCTTTGTTTTGGGCTGAGAAATATTGGGTACGCAAAAGCTGAGGCGATATCTAAAGCAGAACAACTGCTTGTGCAATATGAGCGTTCACACTGGCGTGATTTCCCTGTGGCATCGTTGTCGGAAGGTCAAAAACAATTACTTTGTATCTTATCCATTTTGCTCATGGAGCCTTCAGTACTTTTATTTGACGAGCCATACTCGGCCTTAGATTACCCAACTCGGTTACAGCTCGCTCAGGTGATCCAAGCATTGCCACAACAAGCTATTATGGTCAGTCATGAACCAAACAGCTTTGCCGACTTTGATCGTATAATTTGGATTGATCATGGCCAAGTACGAATGGATGGCTCGCCCGAAACCATTCTGCCTGCATATGAGCGTGCCGCTCAGGATCGCAACACACTATGA
- a CDS encoding energy-coupling factor transporter transmembrane component T family protein, with protein MISLYLHERTWLHRLEASHKLATLALLTIVLVPISQLVIWVAAILAVLILYLSLGRSALRQLKAYRPMLWMFMLIFAMQWWVASWELGLLVVLRMSTLILLANAVTLTSTLDDITDVFLWLMTPLSKLGIATEKIAFAMSLCIRFIPVLVNLLNALLEAWRLRGGGKHYWRIIAPMVIQSLVYSQHVADAVNARGGIPKN; from the coding sequence ATGATCAGCCTATACCTTCATGAACGCACTTGGCTGCACCGATTAGAAGCCAGCCATAAACTGGCCACACTTGCCTTGCTCACGATTGTGCTGGTTCCGATTAGTCAGCTGGTCATATGGGTCGCCGCAATATTGGCCGTTCTGATACTTTATTTATCACTTGGCCGCAGTGCTCTGCGTCAGCTCAAAGCATATCGACCCATGTTGTGGATGTTTATGCTGATATTTGCCATGCAATGGTGGGTGGCCAGCTGGGAGTTAGGCTTATTGGTGGTGCTAAGAATGAGTACGCTGATCCTTCTTGCCAATGCCGTCACATTAACGTCGACACTGGATGACATAACCGATGTGTTTCTATGGCTAATGACGCCTTTAAGCAAATTAGGCATAGCAACCGAGAAAATCGCCTTTGCGATGTCGTTATGCATTCGGTTTATCCCTGTGTTAGTTAACTTACTCAATGCGTTGCTCGAAGCTTGGCGTTTACGTGGCGGAGGCAAGCACTATTGGCGCATCATAGCCCCGATGGTGATACAATCGCTGGTTTATTCTCAACACGTTGCCGATGCTGTAAACGCACGCGGTGGCATACCTAAAAACTAA
- a CDS encoding biotin transporter BioY, with protein sequence MSTKAFQFKTIDIVQIALFAAIMAALGLIPKIDITANLPITAQSMGVMLAGIIIGKRNGFFAIVVFTLLVLAGLPLLAGGRGGLGMLGTGTAGFIIGYSIAAFATGWIFEKLSKLSLPVAAFIASAVGGIVVLYAIGVPGLALNTSLTLPKAATLMLPFIPGDIIKAVLTTVIAVSIARGLPEHFARNH encoded by the coding sequence ATGAGTACAAAAGCTTTTCAGTTTAAAACAATAGACATTGTCCAAATAGCCTTGTTTGCGGCAATTATGGCTGCGTTAGGGTTGATTCCTAAAATTGATATCACGGCTAACTTACCCATTACAGCACAATCTATGGGCGTCATGCTTGCGGGTATTATCATCGGAAAGCGCAATGGTTTCTTCGCGATTGTGGTCTTCACATTACTCGTGCTTGCAGGTTTACCTTTATTAGCGGGCGGTAGAGGCGGTTTAGGGATGCTTGGCACGGGAACCGCTGGTTTTATAATTGGTTACTCAATTGCAGCGTTTGCAACTGGATGGATCTTTGAAAAGCTCTCTAAGCTTTCGCTGCCCGTAGCGGCATTTATTGCATCAGCGGTCGGTGGCATTGTAGTACTTTATGCGATCGGCGTGCCTGGATTAGCGCTAAACACCAGCTTAACCCTGCCAAAAGCTGCAACATTGATGCTGCCTTTTATTCCTGGCGATATCATTAAAGCCGTTTTGACTACCGTTATAGCCGTGTCTATTGCGCGAGGCTTGCCTGAGCATTTTGCACGTAATCACTAA
- the phnD gene encoding phosphate/phosphite/phosphonate ABC transporter substrate-binding protein: MAAMLGFGGAALADCERGDLDKMYCDANGDLVADLPTSSSEWQNPKTLIFAYTPVEDPAIYADIWQPFIDHLEKVTDKKVRFFAVQSNAAQVEAMRSGRLHIAGFSTGPTPFAVNLAGAVPFALMGGSEGQFGYTLQVFTHKDSDIYKVTDLKGKRIAHTSPTSNSGNLAPKALFPEMGVTPGEDYEIVYSGSHDQSMLGVVAKDYDAAPVASEVVERMAARGLYNEEDVRLVWESDRFPTTSYNYAHNLHPDLVEKIREAFYTFEFKGTALGEEFAGVETFIPITYKENWKVIRTIQRSNGVTYTQENLK, translated from the coding sequence ATGGCGGCGATGTTAGGTTTTGGCGGTGCAGCTTTAGCCGATTGTGAGCGCGGTGATTTGGATAAAATGTACTGCGATGCAAACGGTGATTTAGTCGCCGATCTACCAACGTCCTCTTCAGAGTGGCAAAACCCAAAGACATTAATCTTCGCTTATACACCTGTTGAAGACCCAGCTATTTACGCTGACATTTGGCAGCCGTTCATTGATCATTTAGAAAAAGTAACCGATAAAAAAGTTCGATTCTTTGCAGTTCAATCTAATGCCGCCCAAGTAGAAGCGATGCGCAGTGGTCGTCTACACATTGCCGGATTCTCAACCGGACCAACACCTTTTGCGGTGAATTTAGCCGGTGCCGTGCCATTTGCATTGATGGGCGGTTCTGAAGGTCAGTTTGGTTATACCTTGCAAGTTTTCACTCACAAAGACAGCGACATTTATAAAGTAACCGACCTCAAAGGTAAGCGTATTGCGCATACTTCGCCTACTTCTAACTCAGGTAATTTAGCGCCTAAAGCGTTGTTCCCTGAAATGGGTGTCACACCGGGTGAAGATTATGAAATTGTATACTCAGGTAGCCACGATCAATCTATGTTAGGTGTTGTCGCTAAAGACTACGATGCAGCCCCGGTTGCTTCGGAAGTTGTAGAACGTATGGCCGCACGTGGTTTATACAATGAAGAAGATGTTCGCTTGGTTTGGGAATCGGATCGCTTCCCTACAACGTCTTACAACTATGCACATAACCTACATCCAGATTTAGTGGAAAAAATCCGAGAAGCTTTTTATACCTTTGAATTTAAAGGTACGGCTTTAGGAGAAGAGTTTGCCGGTGTTGAAACATTTATCCCAATTACTTACAAAGAAAACTGGAAAGTTATTCGCACTATTCAGCGTTCAAACGGTGTGACTTACACTCAAGAGAACCTTAAGTAA
- the phnC gene encoding phosphonate ABC transporter ATP-binding protein codes for MLEISNLVKSYGSNEPVLKNLDLTVDGSSVVSIVGASGAGKSTMLRCINRLVEPTSGSIKLNGLELVNLRGAELRHARRKIGMVFQGFNLIDRLTVMENVLSGRLGYVSLFQAVTRRFPQSDIDRAFQLMERVGIAHYANKRADELSGGERQRVAVVRALMQEPEILLADEPTASLDPKTSQQIMTLLQSLAQEMSLPVLINIHNVTQARMYTDRIVGMRHGNMIFDGGPKDFNQDALDAVYGGIESPDEEGVENEDAAVTGVAV; via the coding sequence ATGTTAGAAATTTCAAATTTAGTTAAAAGTTATGGCAGTAATGAGCCCGTATTAAAAAACCTCGATTTAACGGTTGATGGTAGCAGTGTCGTTTCCATCGTGGGTGCATCGGGTGCTGGTAAAAGTACGATGTTGCGCTGCATAAACCGTTTGGTAGAACCTACCTCTGGCTCTATCAAATTAAATGGCTTAGAGCTTGTTAACTTACGAGGTGCCGAGTTACGACACGCACGCCGTAAAATAGGCATGGTGTTTCAAGGCTTTAACCTTATAGATCGCTTAACTGTAATGGAAAACGTGCTATCAGGCCGATTAGGCTATGTTTCATTGTTTCAGGCCGTGACTCGTCGTTTTCCACAATCCGATATTGACCGCGCGTTTCAATTGATGGAGCGGGTAGGGATAGCGCATTACGCAAATAAGAGAGCCGATGAACTTTCTGGTGGTGAACGTCAACGCGTTGCAGTAGTACGAGCATTGATGCAAGAGCCTGAAATTTTATTAGCCGATGAACCGACCGCTTCTTTAGACCCTAAAACTTCTCAACAAATTATGACGCTGCTGCAAAGTTTGGCTCAAGAGATGTCATTGCCGGTACTTATTAACATTCACAATGTTACCCAAGCACGCATGTATACCGACCGTATTGTTGGGATGCGCCATGGCAATATGATTTTTGATGGTGGCCCTAAAGATTTTAATCAAGATGCACTGGATGCCGTGTATGGCGGAATTGAATCACCAGATGAAGAAGGTGTAGAAAATGAAGACGCTGCGGTAACAGGAGTGGCGGTATGA
- the phnE gene encoding phosphonate ABC transporter, permease protein PhnE, protein MTEPVSYAPGRAWKKPHFIPNPILRYGLLLGVFIYLFWAFATLPFDWARIAEGIPRAGQIFGGAFPPSFQRSSLLITGFVESFQIAFLATLLGLFLSVPIAVMAAKNIAPKPVYYLGRAIIILSRSFHPVIVAILFVAAVGFGPFAGVLTLTLYSIGFVAKLLAEEIEEIDWGQVEAMRSVGAGYFKTLWFGVFPQILPRQIGLSMYQLDSNLRASAVVGIVGAGGIGGTLMNAFGRYDYDFAFAILLLIIGLILISEGVSGWVRKKIW, encoded by the coding sequence ATGACAGAACCAGTGAGCTATGCGCCAGGCCGCGCATGGAAAAAGCCGCATTTTATACCCAACCCGATACTGCGATACGGATTGTTGTTAGGGGTGTTTATCTATTTGTTCTGGGCTTTTGCTACGTTGCCATTTGATTGGGCGCGTATTGCTGAGGGTATTCCTCGAGCCGGACAAATTTTTGGTGGTGCTTTTCCCCCTAGCTTCCAACGTTCCAGTTTATTGATTACGGGTTTTGTTGAAAGTTTTCAAATTGCATTTCTGGCTACTTTGCTGGGGCTATTTTTATCCGTTCCTATTGCGGTCATGGCGGCCAAAAATATTGCGCCAAAGCCCGTTTATTATTTAGGGCGGGCCATAATCATATTATCGCGTAGTTTCCACCCTGTTATTGTGGCTATTTTGTTTGTTGCGGCCGTAGGGTTTGGTCCATTTGCCGGTGTATTAACCCTAACGCTTTATTCAATTGGCTTTGTTGCTAAATTATTAGCCGAAGAAATCGAGGAAATTGATTGGGGCCAAGTAGAAGCCATGCGCTCTGTTGGCGCAGGATATTTTAAGACCTTGTGGTTTGGTGTGTTCCCGCAAATATTACCACGCCAAATTGGCCTATCTATGTATCAACTTGACAGTAACTTACGCGCTTCTGCTGTGGTTGGGATTGTCGGTGCCGGCGGAATTGGCGGTACATTAATGAATGCTTTTGGTCGATACGACTATGATTTTGCCTTTGCAATTTTACTGTTGATAATTGGATTAATTCTCATCAGTGAAGGTGTCAGTGGTTGGGTGAGGAAAAAAATATGGTAA
- the phnE gene encoding phosphonate ABC transporter, permease protein PhnE has translation MVNQQSAVVERVWSRYNPKQQLIRYCVMFATLLAVIWAISDIDIFWPWVWDAPNQIQSLAVRMWPPNMSSGEAIFYAMVETVHIATLSTMLTVFIALPVSYIAAQNTTPNKATLWIGRFILVSSRSVNTIIWALLFVAIFGPGVLAGILAVMFRSIGFIGKLMGEAIEEIDKKPVEAMQATGASKLKVVAYAIVPQVMPAFFAIIILRWDINIRESTVLGLVGAGGIGVLLQGSIDTFAWQTVATILLGIIFLVIVGEAITSSLRKKVI, from the coding sequence ATGGTAAATCAACAATCTGCCGTGGTTGAGCGCGTTTGGTCACGATACAACCCTAAACAACAACTCATTCGTTATTGTGTCATGTTTGCCACCTTACTGGCTGTCATTTGGGCAATCAGCGATATTGATATTTTTTGGCCTTGGGTTTGGGATGCGCCTAACCAGATTCAAAGTTTGGCCGTGCGCATGTGGCCACCTAATATGAGCAGTGGGGAAGCCATTTTTTATGCCATGGTTGAAACCGTACACATCGCAACACTTTCGACAATGTTAACGGTATTTATCGCATTGCCGGTTTCTTATATTGCGGCACAGAATACTACCCCTAATAAAGCCACCTTGTGGATAGGGCGGTTCATTTTAGTATCGAGCCGTTCAGTAAATACCATAATTTGGGCGCTTTTGTTTGTGGCGATTTTTGGTCCAGGAGTATTGGCCGGTATTTTGGCCGTTATGTTCCGCTCGATAGGCTTTATTGGCAAATTGATGGGCGAAGCGATTGAAGAAATTGATAAAAAACCGGTTGAAGCCATGCAAGCAACGGGCGCTTCTAAGTTAAAAGTAGTTGCGTATGCGATCGTTCCGCAAGTCATGCCTGCTTTTTTCGCCATCATTATTTTGCGCTGGGATATTAATATTCGAGAATCAACCGTGTTAGGTTTGGTCGGTGCTGGTGGTATTGGTGTTCTGCTGCAAGGGTCGATTGACACCTTTGCATGGCAGACGGTTGCCACAATATTACTTGGGATTATTTTCTTAGTTATTGTGGGTGAAGCGATAACGAGCAGCCTTCGTAAAAAGGTTATTTAA
- a CDS encoding DeoR/GlpR family DNA-binding transcription regulator yields MSAQKRQSIILDWVREEHHVDVDAISNRFGVTPQTIRRDINHLCEQGLLRRRYGGVSLPSAALNSAANASSVNLDLTHQKIASEIAKQIPNGASVSLGGGAGLVQVATALLNHTSLKVLTNSLSVASALASNSEIEVIVSGGQFRHANNDVVGPEVTNFFSSFFSDFGVISCGSIDAQHGLMDFDIREAEANRAIISNTRTKILLADQEKWHAKAMCKVATFKYVDLFFTDQMTQEEVESLPDCVKSFQVNPIRL; encoded by the coding sequence ATGAGCGCACAAAAGCGACAGAGTATTATTTTAGATTGGGTTCGTGAAGAGCATCATGTTGATGTCGACGCTATTTCCAATCGATTTGGGGTAACGCCTCAAACCATTCGTCGTGACATCAATCACTTGTGCGAACAAGGTTTGTTGCGCAGGCGATATGGTGGTGTTTCTTTACCATCGGCTGCTCTTAATTCGGCTGCAAATGCTTCTTCAGTTAATTTAGATCTTACTCATCAAAAAATAGCCAGTGAAATTGCTAAGCAAATACCTAATGGTGCCTCGGTGAGTTTAGGCGGTGGCGCTGGATTAGTACAGGTCGCTACGGCGTTGCTAAACCATACATCGTTGAAAGTTTTAACGAACAGTTTGTCGGTGGCTTCGGCTTTAGCCAGTAACTCAGAAATAGAAGTGATCGTTTCGGGTGGCCAATTTAGACATGCCAATAATGATGTTGTTGGACCAGAAGTCACGAATTTTTTTAGTTCGTTTTTTTCAGATTTTGGGGTGATCAGTTGTGGCAGTATAGATGCGCAACATGGCCTAATGGATTTTGATATTCGCGAGGCCGAAGCAAATAGGGCGATCATCAGTAACACCCGCACTAAAATTTTATTAGCTGATCAAGAAAAATGGCACGCTAAGGCTATGTGTAAAGTTGCCACCTTCAAATATGTTGATCTTTTCTTCACAGATCAAATGACACAGGAAGAGGTCGAGAGCCTGCCAGATTGTGTGAAATCCTTTCAAGTAAACCCCATCCGACTTTAA
- a CDS encoding WYL domain-containing protein: MNQKAELRLEDQSQPQQERLFYLEFRLYFLGHANRSDLQLRFGLKESSASRDIALYKKLVPDNIIYDYGIKSYVPQPSFEPIFSYTGTQVLTALTHGFGDDYAGPKFPEISSEAPTQAPLPFIPTLAALTRAIHKEKAVSINYFSEDIGESTLEVAPHSLIDSGNRWSIRAFNRSTGRFEDFVINRITNVLDISSSPEANEQKDADLLWNQISELKLKPHPSLAHPKAVEREYGMHNGVLKMTCRTALKSYLLRQWRVDTSSTPANSGQGYQLWLDQ, from the coding sequence ATGAATCAAAAAGCTGAACTTCGGCTGGAAGATCAAAGCCAACCTCAGCAGGAACGACTCTTTTATTTGGAGTTTCGTTTATACTTTCTAGGTCATGCAAACCGCAGTGATTTACAACTTCGATTTGGCCTAAAAGAGTCTTCTGCGTCCAGAGATATTGCACTTTATAAAAAACTGGTTCCAGATAACATCATTTATGATTATGGCATTAAATCATATGTTCCTCAGCCGAGCTTTGAGCCGATTTTTTCATATACTGGCACACAAGTTTTAACGGCACTGACGCATGGTTTTGGTGATGATTACGCAGGTCCTAAATTTCCTGAAATCTCATCAGAAGCGCCTACTCAAGCGCCTCTGCCATTTATTCCAACATTAGCGGCATTAACCCGTGCTATTCATAAAGAAAAAGCCGTTTCTATCAACTATTTCAGTGAAGATATTGGTGAAAGCACTTTAGAAGTTGCACCACATTCTTTGATAGACTCTGGAAATCGTTGGAGTATCCGTGCCTTTAACAGAAGCACTGGCCGGTTCGAAGACTTTGTAATAAACCGAATCACAAACGTCTTGGATATATCAAGCAGTCCAGAAGCAAATGAGCAAAAAGACGCTGATTTATTGTGGAATCAGATCAGTGAGCTGAAGCTTAAGCCACATCCTTCCTTAGCGCATCCAAAAGCGGTGGAGCGAGAGTATGGTATGCACAACGGTGTTTTAAAAATGACGTGCCGTACAGCGCTAAAATCATACTTGTTAAGGCAATGGCGAGTAGATACTTCAAGCACGCCAGCGAACAGCGGGCAAGGGTATCAGCTCTGGCTAGACCAATAG
- a CDS encoding GGDEF domain-containing protein, giving the protein MASSFTQHDFGTQAKNHPFPMDVSSISIDSLTPDRLKDFRLHLFSHLQTTLEIEQLIDIFYRHLKQLIPVSGIEYNHADKMIDMHVGRISKHRCNYQLNMSQQQFGDIAFTRSKRFSEKELSTIESIMDVIIFPLRNALKYRDALSTAMIDPLTGLNNRGAMSIALTRELERTRRHEDQDMSLMMIDIDHFKTINDRYGHLSGDDVLRQVARVIQQSIRASDACFRFGGEEFVILVTNTHLAHSRTVSERIRVAIEEQVKLPDKDLKVTASLGLAHYNGESDWPELLNRADKALYSAKQQGRNCVVTSLVKKPQSTFAE; this is encoded by the coding sequence ATGGCTAGCAGCTTTACACAGCATGATTTTGGAACGCAAGCAAAGAACCATCCATTTCCTATGGATGTTTCCTCTATTTCAATTGATTCTTTAACACCAGATCGATTAAAAGACTTTCGTTTACATTTGTTCAGCCACTTACAAACGACGCTTGAAATTGAGCAGCTCATAGACATTTTTTACCGTCACCTCAAGCAGCTTATTCCTGTATCTGGCATTGAATATAACCATGCAGATAAGATGATAGACATGCATGTAGGGCGCATCAGTAAGCATCGGTGCAATTACCAACTCAACATGAGCCAACAACAATTTGGCGATATTGCCTTCACACGAAGCAAGCGTTTCTCTGAAAAAGAGCTAAGCACGATCGAATCCATTATGGATGTCATAATTTTTCCGTTGCGTAACGCACTAAAATATCGAGATGCCCTCTCAACAGCCATGATTGATCCGTTAACGGGTCTTAATAATCGAGGCGCAATGTCTATTGCCTTAACGCGTGAATTGGAGCGCACTCGTCGCCATGAAGATCAAGATATGAGTTTAATGATGATCGATATTGATCACTTTAAAACCATTAACGATCGATACGGGCATTTATCTGGAGATGACGTTTTACGACAAGTGGCTCGAGTGATACAACAATCCATTCGCGCTTCGGATGCTTGCTTTCGGTTTGGAGGTGAAGAGTTTGTTATTCTTGTTACCAACACGCATTTAGCACATTCGCGTACTGTTTCTGAGCGCATTCGAGTTGCGATTGAGGAGCAGGTTAAGCTTCCGGATAAAGATTTAAAAGTTACCGCTAGTTTGGGGTTAGCCCATTATAATGGGGAATCTGACTGGCCAGAATTATTGAACCGTGCCGATAAAGCCTTATACAGCGCAAAGCAGCAAGGCCGTAATTGTGTTGTGACTTCATTAGTTAAAAAGCCTCAAAGTACCTTTGCTGAGTAA
- a CDS encoding YciK family oxidoreductase — MTQPTQQSIELANKPDSLKGKTLLITGASDGIGKAAALDFARHGANIILLARNQDKLEQVYDQIESETNTQPIIFPYDLNVLSLEVAKEMTYAIEQEFGSLDGILHNASLLGSKMSISQYPENEWNEVINVNLNSAFLLTQAMLPLIEASDSGRIVFTTSSVGRQGRAFWGAYGVSKFATEGLMQTLAAELGNQTNIRTFAINPGGTRTNMRASAYPGEHPESVPAPEAHMPLYRYLFSDHSQEHNGLSIDAADYLSK; from the coding sequence ATGACTCAACCAACCCAACAATCAATCGAGCTGGCCAATAAACCCGATTCACTCAAGGGTAAAACTCTTTTAATTACTGGAGCCAGTGACGGTATTGGCAAAGCTGCAGCCTTAGATTTTGCTCGTCACGGTGCTAATATTATTTTACTCGCTCGCAACCAAGATAAGCTTGAGCAAGTTTATGACCAAATAGAATCTGAAACCAATACCCAGCCAATCATCTTCCCCTACGACCTAAATGTACTTTCGTTGGAAGTTGCTAAAGAAATGACTTACGCCATTGAACAAGAGTTCGGCAGCCTAGACGGTATTTTGCACAACGCCTCATTATTAGGCAGTAAAATGTCGATCAGCCAGTACCCTGAAAATGAGTGGAATGAAGTCATCAACGTCAATTTAAACAGTGCGTTTTTATTAACCCAAGCCATGCTACCGCTGATCGAAGCATCGGACTCAGGCCGTATAGTGTTTACGACTTCTAGCGTGGGTCGGCAAGGGCGTGCTTTCTGGGGCGCTTATGGCGTCTCTAAATTTGCAACAGAAGGTTTAATGCAAACATTGGCCGCTGAATTGGGCAACCAAACTAATATTAGAACCTTTGCTATTAACCCAGGCGGCACACGCACCAACATGCGAGCAAGCGCCTACCCTGGAGAGCATCCCGAATCCGTTCCCGCCCCTGAAGCACACATGCCGCTGTATAGATATTTGTTTTCAGACCATTCACAAGAGCACAATGGGCTTTCAATTGATGCAGCCGATTACTTGAGCAAATAG
- the ubiG gene encoding bifunctional 2-polyprenyl-6-hydroxyphenol methylase/3-demethylubiquinol 3-O-methyltransferase UbiG — protein sequence MAANVDPSELAKFEALASRWWDRDSEFKPLHDLNPIRMNYIDQQINVAGLNVLDIGCGGGILSETLAKRGGNVLGIDMTDAPLKVAQLHALESGITNLQYKQITAEDLAVERAGQFDVITCMEMLEHVPDPLSVIKAISTLLKPGGTAIFSTINRNPKAWVMAIVGAEYVLNLVPKGTHEYKKLLKPSELANGARQAQLQVKGFKGTSYNPITKDFKLTEDVSVNYMMTTQKPSN from the coding sequence GTGGCTGCGAATGTTGATCCGTCTGAATTAGCCAAGTTTGAAGCGCTTGCCAGCCGTTGGTGGGATCGCGATTCAGAGTTTAAACCCCTTCACGATCTCAACCCTATTCGAATGAACTATATCGACCAGCAAATAAACGTTGCTGGACTCAATGTCTTAGATATTGGGTGCGGAGGCGGAATTTTATCGGAAACACTCGCTAAGCGTGGTGGCAATGTACTGGGTATTGATATGACAGACGCGCCTCTGAAGGTGGCTCAATTGCATGCCTTAGAAAGTGGCATAACCAACTTACAATACAAACAAATAACGGCCGAAGATTTAGCCGTTGAGCGCGCAGGTCAGTTTGATGTCATTACTTGCATGGAAATGCTTGAGCATGTGCCTGACCCATTGTCGGTTATTAAAGCCATTTCGACACTGTTAAAGCCTGGCGGCACAGCTATATTTTCAACCATTAATCGCAACCCTAAAGCTTGGGTTATGGCAATTGTCGGGGCTGAATACGTTTTAAATTTAGTTCCTAAAGGCACTCATGAATACAAGAAGCTGCTCAAACCTTCTGAGCTTGCCAATGGTGCTCGGCAAGCGCAATTGCAAGTAAAAGGTTTTAAAGGCACAAGCTACAACCCGATAACAAAAGATTTTAAGCTGACCGAAGATGTCTCCGTCAATTATATGATGACCACTCAAAAGCCGTCGAATTAA